From Providencia sp. R33, a single genomic window includes:
- a CDS encoding TRAP transporter small permease has product MFKFLGKLSDIVSSLAVAAIVIITILAVFMRWLLNDPLMWSEEVLIICYIWLVMIGAASAAGKRMHVSIDAITSLFPEKIQLSIAVITHIMAIVALSIFGYLGYELSLIAEDKITPIIGVSYYYIDLSVPIGASIMVLFSIQHLLEDMSKLIKGDKPCQ; this is encoded by the coding sequence ATGTTTAAATTTCTAGGGAAATTAAGTGATATTGTTTCATCGTTAGCTGTTGCTGCGATTGTCATTATCACCATTCTTGCTGTATTCATGCGCTGGCTGCTTAATGACCCGCTAATGTGGAGTGAAGAGGTTCTCATCATTTGCTACATATGGTTAGTCATGATCGGTGCTGCTTCTGCCGCTGGAAAAAGGATGCATGTTAGCATTGATGCAATTACATCTCTTTTTCCTGAAAAAATACAATTATCTATCGCTGTAATAACGCATATTATGGCTATCGTTGCGTTATCTATTTTTGGCTATCTTGGCTATGAACTCTCTCTAATTGCCGAAGATAAGATCACCCCTATAATCGGCGTTTCTTATTATTACATCGACCTATCCGTTCCTATTGGTGCATCCATTATGGTGTTATTTTCCATTCAGCATTTATTGGAAGATATGAGCAAACTGATTAAAGGGGATAAACCATGTCAGTAG
- a CDS encoding C4-dicarboxylate TRAP transporter substrate-binding protein, translating to MKLSTLNGKNILGLTLSAVFLMGSMAGTAFAEAKYKLKVAYENNPGEPFDLAIHEWAKKFNEKTNGEGELIPYPSSQLGSKKDVIEQMKLGSPLITLADGAFFSDYVPDYGIMFGPYLGLSYKDIFKLNASPWYNSLEQQLDKKGLHVVSKDWLYGSRHILANKMVQTPDDLKGLKIRVPNNKIQIKGLEAMGATPTPLPLAEVYTALNLKIIDGAENPIPVLYGQKHHEAAKYLILTGHVENVTNLVMGSKTYNKLPENIQLALVESGNEAGEYLTELVLKEEKEIIEKMKSEGVTVVEVDRALFKEKSKSFYNEFPEWSANLYQQTQDIINN from the coding sequence ATGAAACTGAGCACATTAAACGGGAAGAATATTCTAGGCTTAACACTCAGTGCCGTGTTTTTAATGGGCAGTATGGCAGGAACCGCTTTTGCGGAAGCGAAGTATAAGCTAAAAGTCGCTTACGAAAATAACCCTGGAGAACCTTTTGACCTCGCCATTCATGAATGGGCAAAAAAATTCAATGAAAAAACCAATGGTGAAGGAGAGCTTATTCCTTACCCAAGCTCACAACTAGGTTCGAAAAAAGATGTCATTGAACAGATGAAATTAGGTAGCCCACTCATCACTCTCGCCGATGGTGCTTTCTTTTCAGATTATGTTCCTGACTACGGCATCATGTTCGGCCCATATCTCGGTCTGTCATATAAAGATATTTTTAAATTAAATGCCTCTCCTTGGTATAACTCTCTGGAACAACAGCTAGACAAAAAAGGATTGCATGTTGTTTCTAAAGATTGGCTGTATGGGTCTCGCCATATTTTAGCGAATAAAATGGTGCAAACTCCAGATGATCTAAAAGGCCTAAAAATTCGCGTACCAAACAACAAAATCCAAATCAAAGGCTTAGAAGCAATGGGAGCTACACCGACGCCACTGCCATTAGCTGAAGTTTATACTGCACTTAACCTTAAAATTATTGATGGCGCAGAGAATCCAATTCCCGTGTTATACGGTCAAAAGCATCATGAAGCAGCGAAATATTTAATTTTAACTGGCCACGTTGAAAACGTCACCAACTTAGTTATGGGAAGCAAAACATATAATAAATTACCTGAAAATATCCAACTCGCCTTGGTTGAATCAGGGAATGAAGCAGGTGAATACCTCACCGAATTAGTCTTGAAAGAAGAAAAAGAAATTATTGAGAAAATGAAAAGTGAAGGAGTCACTGTTGTTGAAGTTGACCGTGCTCTTTTCAAAGAAAAATCAAAATCATTCTATAACGAATTCCCTGAATGGTCTGCGAATTTATATCAACAAACACAAGATATTATTAATAACTAA
- a CDS encoding tagaturonate reductase → MAMDYYLNRKSMVTKQYPEKILQFGEGNFLRAFIDWMVDQLNEKTDFNSGITLVRPIDSAHPSINKQDGLYTAITRGLNEQQQQVADIRIINSVNREILIYSEYDEFIKCAENPELQWIFSNTTEAGIVYHHDVCFDEKPAKSFPGKLTQFLFHRYQYFKGDTNKGLFIIPCELIDYNGEKLKEFVLQHAQDWELPSQFVTWLNEHNTFCSTLVDRIVTGYPKNEIEKLESELGYKDDFLVTAEYFYLFVIQGPKILEEKLKLNSLPLNIKIVDDIKPYKERKVAILNGAHTSMVPVAYLAGIKTVREVTSNPIFLAYVNELVTHEVIPVLSQQPSELNQFATDVIDRFNNPYIEHELLSISLNSLTKFKTRLLPQLISYSQQRNAIPYCISFSLAALIVFYRGKFNHLSIPLKDDEYLLERFKVWDKLYDTDITQLTYNVLAMSDLWEIDLNQIDSLTENIALKVTQILRSGTQAILEERYTK, encoded by the coding sequence ATGGCTATGGATTATTACCTGAACCGAAAGTCAATGGTGACAAAGCAATACCCTGAAAAAATTCTTCAATTTGGGGAAGGTAATTTTTTACGTGCATTTATTGATTGGATGGTTGACCAACTGAATGAAAAAACGGATTTCAATAGCGGCATTACACTTGTAAGGCCTATTGACTCTGCACACCCATCAATCAATAAGCAAGATGGCCTATACACAGCCATCACCAGGGGGCTTAATGAACAACAGCAACAAGTTGCTGATATTAGAATTATAAATTCAGTTAATAGAGAAATACTAATTTATTCTGAATATGATGAATTTATAAAGTGTGCAGAAAATCCTGAGCTGCAATGGATATTTTCTAACACCACTGAAGCTGGCATTGTATATCACCATGATGTCTGTTTTGATGAAAAACCAGCAAAGAGCTTCCCTGGTAAATTGACCCAATTTTTGTTCCATCGTTACCAATATTTTAAAGGGGATACAAATAAAGGCTTATTTATTATACCTTGCGAACTAATTGATTATAACGGTGAAAAACTTAAAGAATTTGTTCTTCAACATGCACAAGATTGGGAGCTACCAAGTCAATTTGTTACTTGGCTAAATGAGCACAATACCTTTTGCTCCACATTAGTGGATAGAATAGTCACAGGCTACCCAAAAAACGAAATTGAAAAACTAGAAAGCGAATTAGGCTATAAAGACGATTTCCTCGTTACTGCTGAATATTTTTATCTATTCGTCATACAAGGTCCAAAGATCTTAGAGGAAAAATTGAAGCTGAATTCTCTTCCACTAAATATCAAAATTGTTGATGACATTAAACCCTATAAAGAACGTAAGGTTGCTATTCTTAATGGTGCTCACACCTCAATGGTACCTGTTGCTTACTTAGCTGGCATAAAAACCGTCAGAGAGGTGACCTCCAACCCAATCTTTTTGGCCTATGTTAATGAGCTTGTCACTCATGAAGTGATCCCTGTTTTATCCCAACAACCCTCTGAGTTAAATCAGTTTGCCACAGATGTTATTGACCGTTTTAATAATCCCTACATTGAGCATGAGTTACTTTCTATTTCCCTTAATTCACTCACTAAATTTAAAACACGATTATTACCCCAGTTAATCTCATATTCTCAACAACGTAATGCTATCCCCTATTGCATTTCATTTTCACTTGCAGCTTTAATTGTTTTTTATCGTGGAAAATTCAACCATCTGTCTATTCCATTGAAGGATGATGAATATTTACTGGAACGATTTAAAGTTTGGGACAAACTCTACGATACCGACATCACACAGCTCACTTACAATGTGCTTGCCATGTCAGATTTATGGGAAATAGATCTCAATCAAATTGATTCATTAACTGAGAATATCGCCTTAAAGGTTACTCAAATTTTACGCAGTGGCACTCAAGCAATACTTGAAGAACGATACACCAAATAA